A genome region from Gammaproteobacteria bacterium includes the following:
- a CDS encoding SUMF1/EgtB/PvdO family nonheme iron enzyme, which translates to MALQFEFAGSQIDGARDYQEDAFLITHLSDKAGDASALVVVADGMGGHAAGNVASNMAVQAFNKHVSANYPARKVSEILHESVMQANSSITATISETPALQGMGCTLVAAVLEKAGLWWASVGDSHLYLIRSRKLEKKNADHSYGGFLDRMKAEGKEVEKQAGLSRNMLMSAVTGDEIVEIDCPSSPLPIKPGDRIMICSDGMDTLSKGKLIQYSQWAKTPKDCAEALLKGVEEAKKPRQDNTTIVVVDVLETDAKPKPAPERTTLKAARGGRTPAERSRQAARAAPGSKAVTAIAAIFVLGLAAFFILPRLNLLPQQTPDISPSSLEEPGSTDWDAETTAAPGAEADAPEETAAAEEEAPPAEAPPIELRSFRDPLQTGPPGPLMVALPGGAFKMGDSGFYGDANEKPLREIQVRPFAIGKFEVTVAEYQRFAKITGRKVPGGTAGQNQNLPVSGITWEDAYLYAKWLTDQTGKRYRLPSEAEWEYAASGGNDNQYWWGTNMEAGRVHCQFGCRSRFDIRMPIRVGGLPANGFGLHETVGNVSEWIEDCWHPNYVEAPTNSRVWLGGDCSYRVIRGGSYESPEKAVRTAARDRAPATTRQQTIGFRIARDLEDE; encoded by the coding sequence ATGGCCTTACAATTCGAATTTGCCGGCTCCCAGATTGACGGTGCCCGCGATTACCAGGAAGACGCCTTCCTCATCACGCACCTTTCCGACAAGGCCGGCGACGCCAGCGCCCTGGTGGTCGTGGCCGACGGAATGGGCGGCCACGCAGCCGGCAACGTGGCCAGCAACATGGCCGTGCAGGCATTCAACAAGCATGTCAGCGCCAACTACCCGGCCCGCAAGGTCAGCGAAATCCTCCACGAGAGCGTCATGCAGGCGAACTCTTCCATTACCGCGACGATCTCGGAGACCCCGGCCCTGCAAGGCATGGGCTGCACCTTGGTGGCGGCGGTGCTGGAGAAGGCGGGGCTCTGGTGGGCCAGCGTGGGCGACAGCCACCTCTACCTGATCCGTTCTCGGAAACTGGAGAAAAAGAACGCCGATCACAGTTACGGCGGATTCCTGGACCGCATGAAGGCCGAGGGCAAGGAGGTGGAAAAGCAGGCGGGCCTCTCCCGCAACATGCTGATGAGCGCGGTCACTGGCGACGAAATCGTGGAGATTGACTGCCCCAGTTCGCCCCTCCCGATCAAACCGGGCGACCGCATCATGATCTGTAGCGACGGCATGGACACCCTGAGCAAGGGCAAATTGATCCAGTACTCGCAATGGGCCAAAACGCCCAAGGATTGCGCCGAAGCCCTGCTGAAAGGCGTCGAAGAGGCGAAAAAGCCCCGCCAGGACAACACCACGATCGTAGTGGTGGATGTGCTTGAGACCGATGCGAAGCCCAAGCCGGCCCCGGAACGGACGACGCTGAAGGCGGCGCGCGGCGGACGCACCCCCGCGGAACGGAGCCGCCAAGCCGCAAGGGCCGCCCCGGGGAGTAAGGCGGTAACCGCCATTGCAGCGATCTTTGTCCTGGGGCTGGCCGCCTTTTTCATACTCCCGCGCCTCAACCTGTTGCCGCAGCAAACGCCCGACATATCCCCCTCGTCCCTGGAAGAGCCAGGGAGTACGGACTGGGATGCGGAGACAACCGCGGCGCCAGGGGCCGAGGCGGACGCCCCGGAAGAGACGGCCGCCGCCGAAGAAGAAGCGCCACCCGCGGAGGCGCCGCCCATAGAACTCCGCAGCTTCCGCGACCCGCTGCAGACGGGCCCCCCGGGGCCGCTCATGGTCGCGTTGCCGGGGGGCGCCTTCAAGATGGGAGACTCCGGCTTTTACGGCGACGCCAACGAGAAACCGCTGCGCGAAATCCAGGTACGGCCCTTTGCCATCGGCAAATTTGAGGTCACTGTGGCCGAATACCAGCGTTTTGCCAAAATCACCGGCAGGAAAGTGCCCGGGGGGACGGCCGGCCAGAACCAGAACCTGCCCGTATCCGGCATCACCTGGGAAGACGCCTATCTCTATGCCAAGTGGCTGACGGACCAGACCGGCAAACGGTACCGTCTGCCCTCCGAGGCCGAGTGGGAATATGCCGCGAGCGGCGGCAACGACAACCAATACTGGTGGGGCACCAATATGGAGGCCGGGCGGGTGCACTGTCAATTCGGTTGCCGCTCCCGCTTCGACATCCGCATGCCGATCCGCGTCGGCGGCCTCCCGGCCAACGGCTTCGGCCTGCACGAAACCGTGGGCAACGTCTCCGAATGGATCGAAGACTGCTGGCACCCCAATTACGTAGAGGCGCCGACCAACAGCCGCGTATGGTTGGGAGGCGACTGCAGCTACCGGGTGATCCGCGGCGGCTCTTACGAGAGCCCGGAGAAGGCGGTGCGCACGGCAGCGCGCGACCGCGCCCCGGCGACAACGCGGCAGCAAACCATCGGCTTTCGGATAGCCCGCGATCTGGAAGACGAGTAG
- a CDS encoding CYTH domain-containing protein: protein MPKEHERKFLLKGEAWRSATTRNVRLIQGYLANASRCSVRVRIAGQGASLNLKSATLGVSRTEFEYPIPLPDAREILDELCIRPLIEKTRYYAPYRGHIWEIDVFAGENRGLAVAEIELAAPDLDFPLPPWAGREVSGDPRYYNVSLVSHPYKDWKA, encoded by the coding sequence ATGCCAAAAGAGCATGAACGCAAGTTCCTGCTGAAGGGAGAAGCCTGGCGCTCCGCAACGACTCGCAACGTGCGGCTGATCCAGGGCTACCTGGCGAATGCCTCCCGTTGCTCGGTACGGGTGCGCATCGCGGGACAAGGCGCCTCGCTGAACCTGAAATCCGCCACCCTTGGGGTCAGCCGGACGGAATTCGAATACCCGATCCCGCTCCCGGACGCCCGCGAAATACTGGACGAACTCTGTATCCGCCCGCTCATAGAAAAGACGCGCTACTATGCGCCCTACCGGGGGCACATCTGGGAGATTGACGTCTTTGCCGGGGAAAACCGCGGGCTGGCCGTCGCCGAGATCGAATTGGCCGCCCCGGATCTGGACTTCCCGCTACCGCCCTGGGCGGGGCGCGAGGTCTCCGGCGACCCGCGTTACTACAACGTATCCCTGGTCAGCCATCCTTATAAAGACTGGAAGGCCTGA
- a CDS encoding OFA family MFS transporter: protein MAHFFSKERIVAGPGFNRWLVPPASIGIHLCIGSVYAWSIYNPALVKVFGVVSSSAEDWTLRQVVWIFTVSIVCLGLAAAFAGRWLEKVGPRTVGFVAACCWGGGYLVGSLGIFTHQLWLLYLGYGVIGGCGLGLGYVSPVSTLIRWFPDRRGMATGMAIMGFGGGAMIGAPLKEYLIRAFYRAPEYLGAADAVELVTREGRRFASIAGELREVAIVGANEVSSMVVPGPEGVYLVGTGNVGVAQTFLLIGLIYFFIMTLAAFSYRIPAEGWRPAGWKPLEQEQAEKKMITHRHVDIDQALKTPQFYQLWIVLCFNVTAGIGVLGVAKTMMREIFGTTLPNIVDGAFAATYVVMISVFNMVGRFFWASASDYLGRRNTYWIFFALGIFLYCSIPFCAQQVSVHPAVFWLVYFYAATMIIFTMYGGGFATIPAYLADVFGTRFVGGIHGRLLTAWSTAGVLGPLAITSLRERSVSRAIHELAGRVEPQAFYDKFGAGLDQIELLIQSKTVTIARLMEIAPPGTVDPTSGLYNTTMYLMAALLFLALLSNAAMRPVHADHYMEEKEEARV from the coding sequence TTGGCTCATTTTTTTTCCAAGGAACGCATCGTTGCCGGTCCCGGTTTCAACCGCTGGCTGGTGCCGCCCGCGTCTATCGGCATTCACTTGTGTATCGGCTCCGTTTATGCCTGGAGCATCTATAACCCTGCGCTGGTCAAGGTTTTCGGCGTGGTCTCCAGTTCCGCGGAGGACTGGACTCTGCGCCAGGTCGTGTGGATATTTACTGTCTCCATCGTTTGTCTCGGTCTGGCGGCGGCCTTTGCCGGGCGGTGGCTGGAAAAGGTGGGGCCCAGAACCGTCGGCTTTGTCGCCGCCTGCTGTTGGGGCGGGGGATACCTGGTCGGCAGCCTGGGGATCTTCACGCACCAACTGTGGCTGCTTTACCTGGGTTACGGGGTGATCGGCGGGTGCGGACTGGGCCTCGGTTACGTATCGCCGGTCAGCACCCTGATCCGCTGGTTTCCGGACCGCCGCGGCATGGCCACCGGCATGGCGATCATGGGTTTCGGCGGCGGGGCGATGATCGGCGCCCCGCTCAAGGAATATTTGATCCGCGCCTTCTATCGCGCCCCCGAATATCTGGGGGCGGCCGACGCCGTCGAACTGGTGACCCGGGAAGGGCGCCGTTTCGCCAGCATCGCAGGCGAATTGCGGGAGGTCGCGATCGTGGGGGCCAACGAGGTCTCCAGCATGGTCGTGCCCGGCCCGGAGGGCGTGTACCTGGTGGGTACCGGCAATGTGGGCGTGGCCCAGACCTTCTTGCTGATCGGGCTGATCTACTTTTTTATTATGACCCTGGCCGCCTTCTCCTACCGCATCCCCGCGGAGGGATGGCGTCCTGCCGGCTGGAAACCGCTGGAGCAGGAACAGGCCGAGAAGAAAATGATCACGCACCGGCATGTGGATATAGACCAGGCGCTGAAGACGCCCCAGTTCTACCAGCTGTGGATCGTGCTGTGCTTCAACGTGACTGCCGGCATCGGCGTACTGGGCGTCGCCAAGACCATGATGCGCGAGATCTTCGGCACTACCCTGCCGAATATTGTGGACGGCGCCTTCGCCGCCACTTACGTGGTTATGATCAGCGTGTTCAACATGGTGGGGCGCTTCTTCTGGGCCAGCGCATCCGACTACCTGGGGCGGCGCAATACGTATTGGATCTTTTTCGCCCTCGGCATATTCCTTTATTGCTCGATCCCCTTTTGCGCCCAGCAGGTCAGCGTACACCCCGCTGTGTTCTGGCTGGTGTATTTTTATGCCGCCACCATGATCATCTTCACCATGTACGGAGGGGGTTTCGCCACGATCCCCGCCTACCTGGCGGACGTGTTCGGCACCCGTTTCGTGGGCGGGATCCATGGCCGGCTGCTGACTGCCTGGAGCACCGCCGGCGTGCTGGGGCCGCTGGCGATCACCTCATTGCGCGAAAGGTCGGTGTCCAGGGCGATCCATGAACTGGCGGGGAGGGTGGAGCCGCAGGCCTTTTACGACAAGTTTGGGGCCGGTCTGGACCAGATCGAGCTGTTGATCCAGAGCAAGACGGTAACGATCGCCCGCCTGATGGAGATCGCGCCGCCGGGGACCGTGGACCCGACCAGCGGCTTGTACAACACGACCATGTACCTGATGGCGGCGCTGCTGTTCTTGGCCCTGCTGAGCAACGCGGCGATGCGGCCGGTGCATGCCGATCACTACATGGAGGAGAAGGAGGAGGCGCGCGTCTGA